In the genome of Myxococcus stipitatus, one region contains:
- a CDS encoding outer membrane lipoprotein-sorting protein: MLASTLRVLPVLALLVAPVLAGAEPTEKPSPEEVLRRIDDRMSFQSDYRGTVRLRELRKDGTENLIELEVYRRDTSRDLLIYVTKPRHLAGGGYLRMGRNLWEYEPSTGQWQRTTQRGNIISTVSCEEDFDRSRLAENYDAKDEGEDVVKGVTFRKLHLTAKEGAQPSYLQLRIWVDPSFNIVKRVGYAPSGRVLRTDIIRSYQAVKDPIAGKVVYPYKEVLEVEEASGSQFTVRYDNVTLQPLSPNMFTKTWLEGRFR, encoded by the coding sequence ATGCTCGCATCGACGCTCCGCGTCCTGCCCGTCCTCGCCCTGCTGGTTGCTCCCGTGCTGGCGGGGGCCGAACCCACCGAGAAGCCATCTCCGGAGGAGGTCCTTCGCCGCATCGACGACCGCATGTCCTTCCAGAGTGACTACCGGGGGACGGTGCGGCTCCGGGAGCTGCGCAAGGACGGGACGGAGAACCTGATTGAGCTGGAGGTCTACCGGCGCGACACGTCCCGGGACCTGCTCATCTACGTCACCAAGCCGCGCCACCTGGCCGGCGGTGGCTACCTGCGCATGGGGCGCAACCTGTGGGAGTACGAGCCTTCGACGGGGCAGTGGCAGCGGACGACGCAGCGGGGAAACATCATCAGCACCGTGTCCTGTGAAGAGGACTTCGACCGCTCCCGGCTCGCGGAGAACTACGACGCGAAGGACGAGGGCGAGGACGTCGTGAAGGGCGTCACCTTCCGCAAGCTCCACCTCACCGCGAAGGAAGGCGCGCAGCCCTCCTACCTCCAGTTGCGCATCTGGGTGGACCCGTCCTTCAACATCGTCAAGCGCGTGGGGTACGCGCCCTCGGGCCGCGTCCTGCGCACGGACATCATCCGCAGCTACCAGGCGGTGAAGGACCCCATCGCGGGCAAGGTCGTCTATCCGTACAAGGAAGTGCTGGAGGTCGAAGAGGCCTCGGGCTCGCAGTTCACCGTGCGCTACGACAACGTGACGCTCCAGCCCCTGAGCCCCAACATGTTCACCAAGACCTGGCTGGAGGGCCGCTTCCGCTGA